The proteins below come from a single Acidovorax sp. NCPPB 4044 genomic window:
- a CDS encoding Bug family tripartite tricarboxylate transporter substrate binding protein — translation MAAPAASPSASGLSRRGLIAAAGAALLGAAPTAPAMAQGEWPAGKVITWVVPYPPGGSTDVLGRNIAQRVGAALGTTVIVDNKAGATGTIGAAFVAKAAPDGTTLLGTSIGPQAIAPHLMGKLPYDPIAGFEPVAILGTIPHILVVGANQPFRAVADLLAAAKADPGKLAFASGGNGTILQMQGALLQQKTGARFIHIPYKGDTPALQDTLAEQVQFMFAPAAAALPHVQSGKLRALAVTSAQRLNALPAVPTMAEAGVADFVVEQWQAVFAPARTPAPVVQRLNQEINQALKDPAVAALAGKLGITLVGGTPRQLGDLQKADSAQWARVIQAGNIKAD, via the coding sequence ATGGCTGCACCTGCCGCTTCCCCTTCTGCTTCCGGGCTCTCCCGCCGCGGGCTGATTGCCGCTGCCGGCGCCGCGCTGCTGGGCGCGGCGCCCACCGCTCCGGCGATGGCCCAGGGCGAGTGGCCCGCCGGCAAGGTCATCACCTGGGTGGTGCCGTACCCGCCGGGCGGCAGCACCGACGTGCTGGGCCGCAACATCGCGCAGCGCGTGGGCGCGGCCCTGGGCACCACGGTGATCGTGGACAACAAGGCCGGCGCCACGGGCACCATCGGCGCGGCCTTCGTGGCCAAGGCCGCGCCGGACGGCACCACGCTGCTGGGCACGTCCATCGGCCCGCAGGCGATCGCGCCGCACCTCATGGGCAAGCTGCCGTACGACCCCATCGCGGGCTTCGAGCCGGTGGCGATCCTCGGCACGATCCCGCACATCCTGGTCGTGGGCGCGAACCAGCCTTTCAGGGCGGTGGCCGACCTGCTGGCCGCGGCCAAGGCCGACCCGGGCAAGCTGGCTTTCGCCTCGGGCGGCAACGGCACGATCCTGCAGATGCAGGGCGCGCTGCTGCAGCAGAAGACCGGCGCCCGGTTCATCCACATCCCCTACAAGGGCGACACCCCGGCGCTGCAGGACACGCTGGCCGAGCAGGTGCAGTTCATGTTCGCGCCCGCCGCCGCCGCGCTGCCGCACGTGCAGTCGGGCAAGCTGCGCGCGCTCGCCGTCACCTCCGCGCAGCGCCTGAACGCGCTGCCCGCGGTGCCCACGATGGCCGAGGCGGGCGTGGCCGATTTCGTGGTCGAGCAGTGGCAGGCGGTCTTCGCGCCCGCCAGGACGCCGGCGCCCGTCGTGCAGCGCCTGAACCAGGAGATCAACCAGGCACTGAAGGACCCGGCCGTGGCCGCGCTGGCCGGCAAGCTCGGCATCACGCTGGTCGGCGGCACACCGCGGCAACTGGGCGACCTGCAGAAGGCCGATTCCGCCCAGTGGGCCCGGGTGATCCAGGCCGGAAACATCAAGGCCGACTGA
- a CDS encoding RraA family protein, with protein MNALPEIIRDIERVSADVVARAATFQAAILADVAGRRGTLHGRVSPVHQSMKVAGPAFTVEVRPGDNLMVHAAIALAQPGDVLVIDGKGDRTAALMGTLMLSACKKRGLAGVIVDAAIRDKLEILELDFPVFSAGFNPAGPTKYVPGRINHPISAGGAVVNPGDLVVGDADGVVVIERAKAPAMLALADRKVADEAARIEAIARGDTASKWLPAALRAAGMLKEGESL; from the coding sequence ATGAACGCACTTCCCGAAATCATCCGTGACATCGAGCGCGTGAGCGCCGACGTCGTCGCCCGGGCCGCTACCTTCCAGGCAGCCATCCTCGCCGACGTGGCCGGCCGCCGCGGCACCCTGCATGGCCGGGTCTCGCCCGTGCACCAGAGCATGAAGGTGGCGGGCCCGGCCTTCACCGTCGAGGTGCGCCCCGGCGACAACCTCATGGTCCACGCCGCCATCGCGCTCGCCCAGCCCGGCGACGTGCTGGTGATCGACGGCAAGGGCGACCGGACCGCGGCGCTCATGGGCACGCTGATGCTGAGCGCCTGCAAGAAGCGCGGGCTCGCCGGCGTGATCGTGGACGCGGCCATCCGCGACAAGCTGGAGATCCTGGAGCTGGACTTCCCGGTGTTCAGCGCCGGCTTCAATCCCGCCGGGCCCACCAAGTACGTGCCCGGCCGCATCAACCACCCGATCTCGGCCGGTGGCGCCGTGGTGAACCCGGGCGACCTGGTGGTGGGCGATGCCGACGGCGTGGTCGTGATCGAGCGTGCGAAGGCCCCGGCCATGCTGGCCCTGGCCGACCGGAAGGTGGCCGACGAGGCCGCCCGCATCGAGGCCATCGCCCGCGGCGACACGGCGTCCAAGTGGCTGCCCGCCGCGCTGCGCGCCGCCGGCATGCTCAAGGAAGGAGAGTCGCTGTGA